The following coding sequences are from one Nitrospira sp. window:
- a CDS encoding HD-GYP domain-containing protein, which produces MATRIHITQLRPGMRIEKLDCSWFATPFFRHRMAVTSMEQVEQLKACGVETLDISGELETEAPATEELFQEPAEAHDPSPVLTAGPGDTGIPFEEELPAAKLVYAAAKNVIEEAMLDVRMGRDINMDAVNQVVSEMADSVLRNPDALTSLSRLKHFDEYTFFHSVNTSLLALSLGRNLGIDETLLHQLGVGTLLHDIGKTKVPLEILNKPGKYEAHEFEIMKQHVMRGAEVLSGTTGLTDNYLMPALEHHERVDGTGYPYQRRKGDLSQFGMMAAVVDIYDAITSDRCYHKAKPAHEALQFLYLISQKGHLEHTLVQRFIQVVGVYPVGSVVRLNTGEVAVVRRINRATPLQPEIMVVKSAGNTILSHPETVDLTRPQGATQRTIAAVTDPVSTGINPTVYLDQEPA; this is translated from the coding sequence ATGGCGACACGCATTCACATCACCCAGCTTCGTCCCGGCATGCGCATCGAGAAACTCGATTGTTCCTGGTTTGCCACACCCTTTTTCCGGCACCGTATGGCCGTGACGTCGATGGAGCAGGTGGAGCAACTCAAAGCCTGCGGTGTTGAAACGCTCGATATTTCAGGAGAGCTTGAGACTGAGGCTCCGGCAACGGAAGAACTCTTCCAAGAGCCTGCTGAGGCTCATGATCCTTCTCCCGTACTCACCGCGGGGCCGGGGGACACCGGTATTCCATTCGAAGAGGAACTGCCGGCCGCCAAACTCGTGTATGCCGCGGCAAAGAATGTGATCGAAGAAGCGATGCTCGACGTTCGCATGGGACGCGACATCAACATGGATGCGGTCAATCAGGTGGTATCAGAGATGGCCGACAGCGTCCTCCGGAATCCTGATGCCCTCACGAGCCTCTCCCGCTTAAAGCACTTCGACGAATATACGTTTTTCCATTCGGTCAACACGTCGCTTCTGGCCTTGTCGCTTGGGCGCAATCTTGGAATCGACGAAACGCTCTTGCATCAGCTCGGCGTCGGCACCTTGCTCCATGATATCGGGAAGACGAAAGTCCCGTTGGAGATCTTGAATAAGCCGGGGAAATACGAAGCCCATGAATTTGAAATCATGAAGCAGCATGTGATGCGAGGAGCCGAAGTCCTGTCAGGGACGACCGGTTTGACGGACAACTACCTGATGCCGGCGCTGGAACATCACGAGCGCGTGGACGGGACCGGCTATCCGTATCAGCGCCGCAAAGGCGACCTCAGCCAGTTCGGGATGATGGCCGCGGTTGTGGATATCTACGATGCCATCACAAGCGATCGCTGCTACCACAAAGCCAAGCCGGCGCATGAAGCGCTGCAATTCCTTTATCTTATCTCGCAAAAGGGCCACCTTGAGCATACGCTCGTCCAACGGTTCATCCAGGTCGTCGGAGTCTATCCGGTCGGCTCAGTCGTCCGGCTCAATACCGGGGAGGTGGCGGTCGTCAGGCGAATCAATCGGGCCACACCACTCCAGCCCGAGATCATGGTCGTCAAAAGCGCAGGCAATACGATCCTGTCGCATCCCGAGACCGTCGATCTTACTCGCCCCCAAGGAGCGACGCAGCGAACCATTGCAGCCGTGACCGACCCTGTCAGCACCGGCATCAATCCCACTGTCTATCTCGATCAGGAGCCCGCATGA
- the csrA gene encoding carbon storage regulator CsrA, whose amino-acid sequence MLVLTRRRGEGVTIGPDIRVIVLGMKGGQVRLGIEAPHTIEVHRDEVYARIQDENHLASKTQVIPLDAFRHLAPPKRRSAP is encoded by the coding sequence ATGCTGGTCCTGACAAGACGACGCGGCGAAGGTGTGACCATCGGTCCGGATATCCGGGTCATTGTCCTCGGGATGAAAGGCGGACAGGTGCGCCTGGGGATCGAGGCTCCGCACACCATTGAGGTACATCGCGATGAAGTCTATGCGCGGATTCAGGACGAGAATCACTTGGCCTCGAAAACACAAGTCATTCCGCTCGACGCCTTTCGCCACCTCGCACCGCCGAAGCGGCGGAGCGCGCCATAA
- the flgK gene encoding flagellar hook-associated protein FlgK — protein sequence MVGLNSLFDIARTALNTAQQALTVSGQNISNVNTPGYSRQEAVLTERPPLNGQPGMTGTGVQVTSIRRHVDRFVEQQLTVSDQTLGRLSVTRDELFRLQNIFGDSNDQGIGAALSDFFQGLQDVSTSPGESTARSVLLGKATQLTSSLNQAASDLTNARSSLNFQVSQTITEINSLSTQLAELNGKIITAEVTGQNANDLRDQRQLALNELAQRIDITSIESSTGGLTVFAARGQVVVEGDTHRDLAAVASADNGGLLEVGYSTGGTRTVSLDRQITSGRLRALLDLRDTTVQGLQDQFDRIASTLSNAVNLIHRQGYGLDGSTGRDFFTPPTVTIQAASNNRGTAAIGSGTVTANSLLTFHDYEVRFTSATAYSIVDTTTGATIRGNYTGTAITAPSSATPLSIITGTNDTVTVSVDGVASGTITLTGAASPGQAYTSGAALAQEVQAQINADATLQASGLTVSARFDTITNRIVLTSNGTGTSSAVNVTGGSARTSLGLLGGTSTAAFGTYSDPSTFIFDGISVRLSGAPAANDVFRVNSYRDSAGNVAVALTNPATVAASATRAGIPGNNATLLQLVALQHTNFASLNNNTLHDAYRSTAANLGVSAQTADREQTAQEILRDQIDTFRAQVSGVSIDEELVNLVKFQRGFEAAARLIRVTDEMFDTLLSLKR from the coding sequence ATGGTTGGCTTAAATTCCCTCTTTGACATCGCCCGCACTGCCCTGAACACCGCTCAGCAAGCGCTGACGGTGAGCGGACAGAACATCTCCAACGTCAATACACCTGGCTATTCACGACAGGAAGCCGTACTGACGGAGCGGCCACCTCTTAACGGCCAACCCGGCATGACGGGGACCGGCGTACAGGTCACCTCTATCCGACGCCATGTCGATCGTTTCGTCGAGCAACAGCTCACCGTTTCCGACCAAACGCTCGGGCGTCTGTCCGTGACGCGAGACGAACTCTTTCGCCTGCAAAATATATTCGGCGATAGTAACGATCAAGGCATCGGGGCCGCCCTCAGCGATTTTTTTCAGGGGTTACAGGACGTCTCGACGTCGCCGGGCGAATCGACAGCACGGTCGGTCTTGTTGGGAAAGGCGACTCAATTGACGTCGAGTCTCAACCAAGCCGCGTCAGATCTCACCAACGCCCGATCTTCTTTGAACTTCCAGGTCTCCCAAACCATTACCGAGATCAATAGCCTCTCGACCCAGTTGGCCGAGCTGAACGGAAAAATTATCACGGCGGAAGTGACGGGACAGAATGCCAACGATTTGAGGGACCAGCGTCAACTGGCGCTCAATGAATTGGCCCAGCGCATCGATATCACCAGCATTGAAAGCAGCACCGGAGGGCTGACGGTATTTGCGGCTCGTGGGCAGGTTGTTGTGGAAGGCGATACGCATCGAGACCTGGCTGCTGTGGCTTCGGCTGACAATGGGGGACTGCTTGAAGTCGGATATTCGACAGGCGGAACCAGGACCGTCAGTCTCGACCGGCAGATCACCAGCGGCCGCCTTCGCGCGTTGCTTGATTTGCGAGACACTACGGTCCAGGGACTGCAAGATCAATTTGATCGCATTGCCTCGACGCTCTCGAATGCGGTCAACCTGATTCATCGTCAGGGCTATGGTCTTGATGGGTCCACGGGGCGAGACTTTTTTACGCCGCCCACGGTCACGATTCAGGCGGCCTCCAACAATCGGGGAACGGCGGCGATCGGCAGCGGAACCGTGACCGCGAACAGTTTGCTGACTTTCCACGACTACGAGGTCCGGTTTACTTCTGCGACGGCGTACTCGATTGTGGACACCACCACTGGAGCGACCATTCGGGGCAATTATACCGGCACCGCTATTACGGCCCCTTCGAGTGCCACGCCACTCTCCATCATTACCGGGACCAACGACACCGTAACCGTCTCAGTCGACGGGGTCGCGTCCGGAACCATCACGCTGACAGGCGCCGCGTCTCCGGGCCAGGCCTATACCTCTGGTGCGGCGCTGGCCCAGGAGGTCCAGGCACAGATCAATGCCGATGCGACACTGCAGGCCTCAGGACTGACAGTATCGGCCAGATTCGACACGATCACCAATCGGATCGTGCTGACGTCCAACGGAACGGGCACCTCCTCGGCCGTGAATGTGACAGGCGGCAGCGCCAGAACCAGCCTCGGCCTGCTGGGCGGGACCAGCACGGCTGCCTTCGGCACTTATAGCGACCCCTCCACGTTCATCTTTGATGGCATCAGTGTCAGGCTGTCAGGCGCCCCGGCAGCGAATGACGTGTTTCGAGTCAACTCTTATCGCGACAGCGCGGGCAACGTTGCCGTCGCCCTCACGAATCCGGCCACGGTCGCCGCTTCCGCCACACGGGCCGGCATCCCGGGCAACAACGCGACGTTGCTCCAACTCGTGGCGCTCCAGCACACAAACTTTGCGAGTTTAAATAACAACACATTGCATGACGCCTATCGCAGCACCGCGGCCAATCTCGGAGTCTCTGCCCAAACGGCCGATCGCGAGCAAACGGCACAGGAAATCCTCCGCGATCAAATCGACACCTTCCGGGCACAAGTTTCGGGCGTCTCGATCGATGAGGAGCTCGTCAATCTCGTCAAGTTTCAACGGGGATTTGAAGCGGCTGCTCGCTTGATCCGTGTGACCGACGAGATGTTCGACACCTTGTTGTCGCTGAAGCGCTAG
- a CDS encoding flagellin — translation MRVTEQQTFGVLVKNLQRSRARSLELQQQLSTGKKVRQPSDDPSAFNRISLDKASVASIEQRLRNISFGRTRLDLSDKLLSSTTDTLSRVQELAVQFGSDTNGPAERVIGSQEVRQLYSLVQQYANAELNGQAVFTGTSTHGRTTGLAITAPVTLTNGINDTLVVSVDGVTSGTIDLTSATGSLTGAQLAARVQTQINADAALTAAGKHVTVTFETDHLVIASDTHGSDSTVTVTGGTSRAALGLVGGSRTTGDKPFALTATTSPGSTNTGGAVVSQGTVVDDNLVTLDDYVIRFSSATQYDVLDVTVPVNVTRNSANTGGAFASDAGIIGPGNLTLNSYAIQFTSSTQYNIVNTTTSATVSSGNTYVSGNAVEFDGLRVVLSNSDRGGPQSGDAYAVSLAPRTVLANQTYSTGSDISFDGIRLQLSTGSGAPATGDRFAVVTGLQYQGDAGVHQVEVGNNQVVPTNVSGDRVFSGPNIDLFDSIKTLVTSLRTNYRGGIRDTIGDVGTGLSQAGAVLGEVGALSNRLTGSAGRLDEFKSFFTQTLSETEDVDLAKAISDLTLQQYAIEAASRTLNQLFGNSLLKYLQ, via the coding sequence ATGCGTGTGACTGAGCAACAAACATTCGGCGTGCTAGTCAAGAACCTGCAACGTTCCCGCGCGCGGTCTTTGGAGCTGCAACAGCAGCTATCGACGGGAAAGAAAGTGCGCCAGCCTTCCGACGACCCCAGTGCCTTCAACCGTATCAGCCTCGATAAGGCTTCGGTCGCGTCGATTGAGCAACGGCTACGGAATATTTCCTTCGGCAGGACACGCCTCGATCTGAGCGACAAACTCCTGAGCAGTACGACAGACACCCTCAGCCGTGTCCAAGAGCTCGCCGTCCAGTTCGGCAGCGATACGAACGGTCCGGCGGAACGCGTCATCGGCTCCCAGGAAGTGCGTCAGCTCTACTCGCTGGTGCAGCAATATGCCAATGCGGAGTTGAACGGGCAGGCGGTCTTCACCGGGACCAGTACCCACGGAAGGACGACGGGGTTAGCCATCACCGCCCCTGTGACGTTGACCAACGGCATCAATGATACCCTCGTCGTCTCTGTCGACGGCGTCACCTCCGGCACCATCGATCTGACATCGGCCACGGGTAGCTTGACCGGCGCTCAACTCGCCGCGCGGGTCCAAACGCAGATCAATGCCGATGCCGCACTGACCGCAGCGGGGAAACACGTGACGGTGACGTTTGAGACAGATCATCTCGTCATTGCGTCCGACACGCATGGATCGGACTCCACCGTGACGGTGACCGGAGGCACCTCTCGCGCTGCGTTAGGGCTGGTGGGGGGGAGCCGGACAACCGGAGATAAGCCTTTTGCACTCACGGCCACGACCAGCCCTGGATCGACCAATACCGGTGGCGCGGTGGTCAGCCAAGGGACCGTCGTAGATGACAATCTCGTCACCTTGGACGACTACGTGATCCGGTTTTCATCGGCGACCCAGTATGACGTCTTGGATGTGACCGTCCCGGTGAATGTGACCAGGAACAGCGCCAATACGGGGGGAGCCTTTGCCTCTGATGCAGGGATTATCGGACCGGGCAATTTGACGCTCAATTCCTATGCGATCCAGTTCACCTCCAGTACCCAATACAACATTGTAAACACGACGACGAGCGCCACAGTGTCCTCTGGCAACACCTACGTGTCAGGCAACGCCGTTGAGTTCGACGGTCTTCGGGTGGTCCTCTCCAATAGCGATCGCGGCGGACCGCAAAGCGGTGACGCGTATGCCGTGAGTCTCGCTCCACGGACCGTGTTGGCCAATCAAACCTACAGCACGGGAAGCGACATCAGTTTCGACGGAATCCGGCTGCAGCTCTCCACCGGCAGCGGCGCTCCGGCCACGGGCGACCGGTTTGCCGTGGTGACGGGGTTGCAATATCAAGGCGATGCCGGCGTGCATCAGGTAGAGGTAGGCAATAATCAAGTGGTGCCCACCAACGTGTCCGGGGATCGTGTGTTTAGCGGTCCCAATATCGACTTGTTCGACTCGATCAAGACCCTCGTCACCTCGCTCAGAACAAACTACCGCGGGGGCATCCGCGACACGATCGGGGATGTCGGCACAGGGCTCAGCCAGGCCGGCGCCGTCCTGGGAGAAGTCGGGGCCTTGTCGAATCGGCTGACCGGCAGCGCGGGCCGGCTGGATGAATTCAAGTCCTTCTTTACCCAAACCCTCTCGGAAACGGAGGATGTGGATCTCGCCAAAGCGATTTCCGATCTTACCTTGCAACAATACGCGATCGAAGCCGCCAGTCGTACCCTGAATCAACTGTTCGGCAATTCGCTCCTGAAGTATCTGCAATAA
- a CDS encoding DUF3391 domain-containing protein, with protein MSGTKQISIEQLIPGMFVVEMDLPWYRTPFLFHKRLIHDVETVDVMKQHGVRHVTIDTSKGVDVQAAANTPPATADHLPATLDAGPVGDEASQKAGSVPLDGGENQVAALYGEAQEAVERIFADLERGVPPTPAATKEIVGGVINQVLHDRSALLLHSTFLKVKQFDRSLGAHALDTAILSLVVAVECGVDPSVYEQLGMGALLHDIGYVRLPRNLVRKRDECNDSEQRLLEQHTQLGVTVLGEQSGYHQEVCRVVVEHHERCDGSGYPRKLKAQDISPLAQIVGIVDLYDKMVSRRGGRPAMIPHDAVRQLFMVGERGQYPKPLVEAVIRSIGVYPVGSLVRLNTGEQAVVVGVNPEQRLKPQVKITGGPHGESYPNPEHVDLALPSQDKVSRTVLRVLDPVQERVNIAMYLDDGMDQAA; from the coding sequence ATGAGTGGGACGAAGCAGATATCCATTGAGCAATTGATACCAGGCATGTTTGTCGTCGAGATGGATCTTCCGTGGTATCGCACGCCCTTCCTATTCCATAAACGTCTGATCCATGATGTAGAGACGGTCGACGTGATGAAACAGCATGGAGTCCGACACGTCACCATTGATACGAGCAAGGGAGTCGATGTGCAGGCGGCGGCGAACACGCCGCCCGCCACAGCCGATCATTTACCTGCCACATTGGACGCGGGGCCTGTGGGCGATGAGGCCTCGCAGAAAGCCGGTTCGGTCCCTCTGGACGGCGGTGAGAACCAGGTGGCGGCCTTGTATGGCGAAGCGCAAGAGGCCGTGGAGCGCATCTTTGCCGATCTTGAGCGCGGAGTCCCGCCGACGCCGGCCGCAACGAAGGAGATCGTCGGGGGTGTCATCAACCAGGTGCTGCACGACCGCAGCGCACTCCTGCTGCATAGTACCTTTCTCAAGGTGAAGCAGTTCGATCGTTCCCTGGGCGCCCATGCTCTTGATACGGCAATCTTGTCGTTGGTCGTCGCCGTCGAGTGCGGAGTCGACCCGTCGGTCTACGAACAGCTTGGGATGGGAGCCCTCCTGCATGATATCGGCTATGTCCGCCTTCCCCGCAATCTGGTCCGCAAGCGAGACGAATGCAATGACTCTGAGCAGCGACTCCTGGAGCAGCACACCCAATTGGGCGTCACAGTTCTTGGCGAACAATCCGGTTACCACCAGGAGGTCTGTCGCGTCGTGGTGGAGCACCACGAGCGATGCGATGGAAGCGGGTATCCGCGGAAGCTGAAGGCCCAGGACATCTCCCCGCTTGCCCAAATCGTCGGGATCGTGGACCTCTATGACAAGATGGTCAGCCGCCGCGGCGGCCGACCGGCGATGATCCCTCATGATGCGGTCCGTCAATTGTTTATGGTCGGAGAGCGCGGGCAATACCCCAAACCGTTAGTTGAGGCCGTGATTCGAAGCATCGGCGTGTACCCCGTCGGCAGCCTCGTTCGGTTGAATACCGGAGAGCAGGCAGTGGTCGTCGGGGTCAACCCGGAACAGCGCTTGAAACCTCAAGTGAAGATTACCGGAGGGCCGCACGGAGAGTCCTATCCCAATCCGGAGCACGTCGACCTTGCGCTCCCTTCGCAGGATAAGGTGTCGCGCACGGTCTTACGCGTGTTGGATCCCGTCCAAGAACGCGTCAATATTGCCATGTACCTGGACGATGGCATGGATCAGGCGGCCTAA
- a CDS encoding flagellar assembly protein FliW, producing MMQCRSTRFGNCDVRPDAVLTFPNGILGFPDCRRYVILDHDTDAPFKWLQSLDEPGLAFVILDPATFHPEYNVQAPHEALVEVDGKDDDELILSVLLTIPSNDPTGITANLRGPLLMNPRTKLCKQLILSDDYPTRFPLFAHKPAADTLAPKPVASAVCSV from the coding sequence ATGATGCAATGTCGTTCGACCCGTTTCGGCAACTGTGACGTTCGACCCGACGCGGTCCTGACATTTCCGAACGGGATTCTTGGATTTCCAGACTGCCGCCGCTACGTGATTCTCGATCACGATACGGATGCGCCGTTCAAATGGCTGCAGTCACTCGATGAACCGGGATTGGCCTTTGTGATTCTCGATCCGGCCACGTTCCACCCTGAATATAACGTCCAGGCGCCCCATGAAGCCCTCGTTGAAGTGGACGGCAAGGATGACGACGAGTTGATCCTGTCCGTGCTGCTTACCATTCCGTCCAACGACCCGACAGGCATCACGGCCAATCTGCGGGGACCGCTTCTCATGAATCCTCGCACCAAGCTCTGCAAGCAACTGATCCTCTCCGACGACTATCCCACACGCTTTCCGCTGTTCGCGCACAAGCCCGCGGCTGACACCCTCGCCCCCAAGCCGGTCGCATCGGCTGTCTGTTCCGTCTGA
- a CDS encoding response regulator: protein MKQLPQRRRSASTRPVKKRSPQSYEGLLDGLPIGVLLLSPTGIISAMNAEGARLCGVVGTGYIGALFPELWEQLTGRNAAITRQLIQQVHCEKQPRQPDQVVIRQGRGRAIPVEWTCMPASFDQQLAVSVSLKDMSREQELTHDRNRLAAIADESPYPILELDDQASLIYANPVMTGLLAQFGYGTDGYPQVAPQGLPDLVRRCLDADTPIQEIAYRLPDARFAWVFCPVKADRHVRGYAVDLTETQRAKEALHASAAELTAQNLRLDRALQEAQAATHTKAAFLATISHELRTPMNGVIGMTSLLMDTALAPEQRSYAETIRQCGEALLHLINDVLECSKIEAGKLELESIEFNLRTTVEDVLKQFAERAESKGLELNGLIHAAVPTGLRGDPGRLRQVLTNLVGNAIKFTEQGDVTLQVYLEEETEGDALLRFDVTDSGIGISPETQGRLFQPFVQADSTMTRRYGGTGLGLSISKQLIELMGGQIGVKSAPDRGSMFWCTARFPKQPSSVSAILPMADLQGHRVLIVDDNESNRLILHHLVSGWGMQDVLAEDAGSALALIEEASRHGTPFDCAIVDVVMPGKDGLQLAAELQSLSCAASMRIVVMTSLLQRGHAERARKVGAKGYLTKPVRHDELRDCLRTVLGMAPAPVEPPQADDTASPRLITRHTLAEQSTRRRVLVVEDNGVNQKLAVRMLEKLGYRPDLVENGQEALAALDAGAYDAVLMDCQMPVMDGFEATAAIRRQEAAGKRYVSEGHLPIIAVTANAMQGDRERCLAAGMDAYLAKPIKLEDVRTTLARWVMSPASEDTGKGVARSMGPVSDGRSIFDPAQMLQNIGGDQDLLVQLVDLFLERQADMMSQIRQALSLGDTVTVERAAHTLKGTAGNLCAPEVALAAGRLEAIGRLGTLHDAPAVYAHLEMEMLRLLRILEDYRGASGAMTQAAA from the coding sequence ATGAAGCAGCTTCCCCAACGGCGGCGTTCGGCGTCGACTCGGCCAGTCAAGAAGCGGTCGCCGCAGTCGTACGAAGGACTATTGGACGGATTGCCGATCGGCGTCCTCCTGCTGAGTCCGACCGGGATCATCTCTGCGATGAATGCCGAAGGCGCCCGTTTGTGCGGGGTGGTTGGAACTGGTTATATCGGAGCACTCTTTCCGGAACTGTGGGAGCAGTTGACCGGGCGGAATGCGGCTATCACCCGACAGCTCATTCAGCAGGTGCACTGCGAGAAGCAGCCCAGGCAGCCGGATCAGGTGGTCATACGGCAGGGCCGGGGCCGCGCGATTCCGGTGGAGTGGACCTGCATGCCCGCCAGCTTCGATCAACAACTCGCAGTCTCCGTCAGCCTCAAAGATATGTCACGAGAGCAGGAATTGACGCACGATCGTAATCGTCTTGCCGCAATTGCCGACGAGAGTCCGTATCCCATCCTTGAGCTCGACGATCAGGCCAGCCTGATCTATGCCAATCCGGTCATGACCGGACTTTTGGCTCAGTTCGGTTATGGAACCGACGGATATCCACAAGTGGCTCCGCAGGGCTTGCCCGATCTGGTGCGGCGTTGTTTAGACGCGGACACGCCCATCCAGGAAATCGCTTATCGCCTGCCCGACGCGCGTTTCGCGTGGGTCTTCTGTCCCGTGAAGGCCGATCGGCATGTCCGCGGGTATGCCGTCGATCTGACAGAGACGCAGCGAGCGAAAGAGGCGCTTCACGCTTCGGCGGCAGAGCTGACCGCTCAAAACCTCCGGTTGGATCGGGCGCTTCAGGAGGCGCAAGCCGCCACTCATACCAAGGCGGCGTTTCTCGCCACCATCAGTCATGAACTGCGCACCCCCATGAATGGGGTGATCGGAATGACCAGTTTGCTCATGGACACCGCCCTCGCCCCCGAACAGCGTTCGTATGCCGAGACCATTCGGCAATGCGGGGAAGCGCTCCTGCATTTGATCAACGATGTTCTGGAGTGCAGCAAGATCGAAGCCGGCAAGCTGGAACTGGAATCGATCGAGTTCAATCTTCGGACGACCGTCGAGGACGTGCTCAAGCAGTTTGCTGAACGCGCCGAGTCCAAAGGTTTGGAATTAAACGGCCTCATTCATGCGGCCGTGCCGACCGGATTGAGGGGCGATCCCGGCCGGCTTCGCCAGGTCCTGACGAATCTGGTCGGAAATGCCATTAAGTTCACCGAACAGGGAGACGTCACCCTACAGGTCTATCTCGAAGAGGAGACCGAGGGCGATGCCTTGCTCAGATTTGACGTGACGGATAGCGGTATCGGCATTAGCCCGGAAACACAAGGCAGGCTCTTTCAACCGTTTGTCCAGGCGGATTCGACGATGACCAGGCGGTATGGAGGAACGGGACTCGGGTTGTCGATTTCCAAGCAATTGATTGAGTTGATGGGCGGACAGATCGGCGTGAAAAGTGCGCCGGATCGCGGCAGTATGTTTTGGTGTACGGCCCGGTTTCCGAAACAGCCCTCGTCGGTGTCGGCGATTCTTCCCATGGCGGATCTTCAAGGCCACCGTGTGCTCATCGTGGATGACAATGAGTCCAACCGGCTTATCTTGCACCATCTGGTCTCCGGATGGGGCATGCAGGATGTGCTTGCGGAGGATGCGGGAAGTGCCCTGGCGCTCATCGAGGAGGCCTCTCGGCATGGCACCCCGTTCGATTGCGCAATTGTCGATGTGGTGATGCCCGGAAAAGACGGTCTGCAATTGGCGGCGGAGCTTCAAAGCCTTTCCTGCGCCGCTTCCATGCGTATCGTCGTCATGACCTCGCTCTTACAACGGGGGCATGCCGAGCGTGCCAGGAAGGTGGGGGCGAAGGGCTATCTCACCAAGCCCGTCCGGCACGATGAATTGAGGGATTGCCTGCGCACGGTGCTCGGAATGGCGCCCGCGCCGGTCGAGCCTCCGCAGGCGGATGATACGGCCTCTCCGCGTCTGATTACGCGACACACCCTAGCGGAGCAGTCCACGCGCCGACGGGTCTTGGTCGTTGAAGATAACGGCGTCAATCAGAAACTGGCCGTGCGGATGCTGGAGAAGCTCGGGTACCGGCCCGATCTGGTCGAGAACGGGCAGGAAGCACTGGCCGCACTTGATGCGGGGGCCTATGACGCGGTGCTCATGGATTGCCAGATGCCTGTCATGGACGGGTTTGAGGCCACGGCCGCAATTCGCCGGCAAGAGGCTGCAGGAAAGCGCTATGTGAGCGAGGGCCATTTGCCGATCATCGCGGTGACGGCCAATGCGATGCAAGGCGATCGTGAGCGCTGCCTGGCCGCCGGCATGGATGCCTACCTTGCCAAACCCATTAAGCTGGAGGATGTGCGGACGACTCTGGCCCGGTGGGTCATGTCCCCTGCGTCAGAAGATACGGGTAAAGGCGTGGCGAGGAGCATGGGCCCGGTGTCCGATGGACGGTCGATTTTCGATCCGGCCCAAATGCTCCAGAACATCGGAGGCGATCAGGATCTTTTGGTGCAATTGGTCGACCTGTTCCTCGAACGACAGGCCGACATGATGAGCCAAATCAGGCAGGCGTTGTCTCTTGGGGACACCGTGACGGTCGAGCGAGCGGCTCATACGCTCAAGGGGACGGCCGGCAATCTTTGCGCTCCGGAGGTGGCACTGGCGGCGGGCCGTCTTGAAGCCATCGGCCGGCTGGGGACGCTGCACGACGCTCCGGCGGTCTATGCGCATCTCGAAATGGAAATGCTTCGCCTGCTTCGGATCCTCGAAGATTATCGTGGTGCGAGCGGCGCCATGACACAGGCCGCTGCCTGA
- a CDS encoding flagellar brake protein, with product MNDVTTTQPTPTSFLTVGLSLKLSFTLNGQKGMYGSTLLGWKDYAWLVCEWPLQVGHGTDIPRGTPCTVSYLHDGKLVGYRTEVRDMLSAPVPLLFIAFPHTVEEMHLRKHARVSSCEPIVLERVEGNAISGAPSSAIVGGLLQNLSIGGCSVIVPHAPVWLRAGATLRLEFELAGLGHVTNLTGLVKSAEAAEGTWTLGLEFRFQEMEYIEYRGWGGSVHQAIEQWTTQKVTDSFPLQ from the coding sequence ATGAATGACGTGACCACGACACAACCCACGCCGACGTCGTTTCTCACCGTCGGCCTTTCCCTTAAACTGTCGTTCACCCTCAACGGGCAGAAGGGGATGTACGGCTCGACACTACTGGGCTGGAAAGACTATGCCTGGCTGGTCTGCGAATGGCCGCTGCAGGTCGGCCATGGGACCGATATTCCCAGGGGAACGCCCTGCACGGTCAGCTATCTCCACGACGGAAAGCTGGTCGGCTATCGAACGGAAGTTCGTGACATGCTGAGCGCGCCGGTGCCGCTGCTGTTCATTGCCTTTCCGCACACCGTGGAAGAAATGCATTTGCGCAAACATGCCCGCGTGTCTTCCTGCGAGCCGATTGTCCTTGAACGGGTGGAGGGGAACGCGATCAGCGGAGCGCCGTCGTCGGCGATCGTCGGCGGTCTGCTTCAAAATCTGAGTATCGGAGGCTGTAGCGTCATCGTCCCGCATGCTCCGGTCTGGCTCCGGGCAGGAGCCACGCTACGCTTGGAGTTTGAGCTGGCCGGACTCGGTCACGTCACAAATTTGACTGGGCTTGTCAAAAGTGCCGAAGCCGCAGAGGGTACCTGGACGCTCGGCCTCGAATTTCGTTTTCAAGAAATGGAATACATCGAGTACCGCGGGTGGGGTGGATCCGTCCATCAGGCCATCGAACAATGGACCACGCAAAAAGTTACCGATTCGTTTCCACTTCAATAA